The Arctopsyche grandis isolate Sample6627 chromosome 7, ASM5162203v2, whole genome shotgun sequence genome includes a window with the following:
- the LOC143913999 gene encoding uncharacterized protein LOC143913999: protein MSLNTAHAESGVLIHAGEGILLFSDNVSVEFGGQESPEFRGTKTGRMYLTTHRMIFNAKSVNDAMRSFSFPFVSLNDVGIEQPLFGANYIKGKVRAQDNGNWIGEAKFKLTFKSGGAIEFGQVMLKAAHMATRGMRASDAPPPYSPPTDPWYAAPPPAYAPPPQGYYGWVPPVDAFPDRPPPDSVFMSSSPPPYPGINMGSNPNQAGGFAAPPGYSSPPDYSNPGYPAPPGYPGAQGYGPSAPGPQGYGPGAPGPQGYGPGAPGPQGYGPGAPGPQGYGPGAPGPQGYGPGPQGYGPSAPGPQGYGPTGPGGPQGYPGPQGYPGPQAGTPYSGASAPQNPQAPAPGGLNDAKAAEAAQSAYYDPNRPQMAFVPPPAYYEQPPSYQQSMNKKEQ from the exons ATGTCACTAAACACGGCTCACGCCGAGAGTGGAGTCCTCATCCACGCTGGAGAAGG AATACTACTATTCTCTGACAATGTGTCCGTCGAGTTCGGGGGCCAAGAATCGCCCGAATTCCGAGGCACTAAAACGGGTCGGATGTATTTGACGACACATCGTATGATATTCAACGCCAAAAGTGTCAACGATGCGATGAGATCGTTCAGCTTCCCTTTCGTCTCCTTGAATGAT GTTGGAATCGAACAACCATTGTTCGGTGCAAACTATATAAAAGGAAAGGTTCGAGCGCAGGACAATGGTAATTGGATCGGCGAAGCTAAATTCAAGCTGACTTTCAAATCCGGAGGGGCTATCGAATTCGGACAAGTAATGTTGAAAGCTGCTCATATGG CAACTAGAGGTATGCGCGCCAGTGATGCTCCTCCACCATATTCTCCACCGACTGACCCATGGTATGCAGCTCCTCCTCCCGCTTACGCTCCTCCTCCTCAAGGATACTACGGATGGGTACCTCCCGTTGAC GCTTTTCCGGACCGCCCGCCTCCAGATTCAGTATTCATGTCTAGCAGTCCACCACCATATCCAGGTATCAACATGGGATCTAATCCTAATCAGGCTGGAGGATTCGCTGCTCCTCCAGGATACTCCAGTCCCCCCGACTATTCGAATCCAGGGTATCCAGCACCTCCAGGGTACCCCGGTGCGCAGGGATACGGACCATCAGCGCCAGGACCGCAAGGTTACGGTCCAGGAGCGCCCGGACCACAAGGTTACGGTCCAGGAGCGCCCGGACCGCAAGGTTACGGTCCAGGAGCGCCCGGACCGCAAGGTTACGGTCCAGGAGCGCCAGGACCTCAAGGTTACGGTCCAGGACCTCAAGGCTATGGTCCGTCGGCGCCCGGACCTCAAGGTTATGGCCCAACGGGGCCAGGAGGTCCTCAAGGATATCCTGGCCCGCAGGGGTATCCAGGACCTCAAGCGGGAACTCCATATTCAGGAGCCTCGGCTCCGCAGAATCCACAGGCACCTGCACCAGGCGGTTTGAACG ATGCTAAAGCAGCTGAAGCAGCTCAGAGTGCTTACTATGATCCCAATCGACCACAAATGGCTTTCGTTCCACCGCCCGCATATTAT GAGCAACCGCCGAGCTATCAACAAAGCATGAATAAAAAAGAGCAATAA